Proteins from a genomic interval of Oharaeibacter diazotrophicus:
- the mnmA gene encoding tRNA 2-thiouridine(34) synthase MnmA gives MNSLDLPGRPGDTRVVVAMSGGVDSSVVAGLLKREGYDVVGVTLQLYDHGEATHRKGACCAGQDIHDAREVAAALGIPHYVLDYEERFRHAVIDRFAESYMAGETPIPCVACNQTVKFSDLLDTARSLGAAALATGHYVRSRLVDGRRALFRPVDADRDQSWFLFATTAEQLDFLRFPLGDLTKAETRELAREFGLAVADKHDSQDICFVPQGRYADVIERLKPEAAAPGEIVHVDGRVLGRHDGIIHYTVGQRRGLGISAGEPLFVIRLDAAGARVVVGPREALMTRRLALREVNWIGPGALADLPADGLEVHAKVRSSRPPQPAVLHAAGGVVAVDLLSGEHGVAPGQACVLYDGAGEDARVLGGGFIEATESVFARERAGAPVRDLEQRTVAAG, from the coding sequence CTGAACAGTCTCGACCTGCCGGGCCGGCCCGGGGACACGCGCGTCGTCGTCGCCATGTCGGGCGGCGTCGACAGTTCGGTGGTCGCCGGGCTCCTGAAACGCGAAGGCTACGACGTCGTCGGCGTCACGCTCCAGCTCTACGACCATGGCGAGGCGACCCACCGCAAGGGCGCCTGCTGCGCCGGCCAGGACATCCACGACGCCCGCGAGGTCGCCGCCGCCCTCGGCATCCCGCACTACGTGCTGGACTACGAGGAGCGCTTCCGCCACGCGGTGATCGACCGTTTCGCCGAGAGCTACATGGCCGGCGAGACGCCGATCCCCTGCGTCGCCTGCAACCAGACCGTCAAGTTCTCCGACCTGCTCGACACCGCCCGCAGCCTCGGTGCGGCCGCGCTCGCCACCGGCCACTACGTGCGCTCGCGCCTCGTCGACGGCCGCCGTGCCCTGTTCCGTCCGGTCGACGCCGACCGCGACCAGAGCTGGTTCCTGTTCGCGACCACGGCCGAGCAGCTCGACTTCCTGCGCTTCCCGCTCGGCGACCTCACGAAGGCCGAGACGCGCGAACTCGCCCGCGAGTTCGGCCTCGCCGTCGCCGACAAGCACGACAGCCAGGACATCTGCTTCGTGCCGCAGGGCCGCTACGCCGACGTGATCGAGCGACTGAAGCCCGAGGCCGCCGCGCCGGGCGAGATCGTCCACGTCGACGGCCGCGTGCTCGGCCGCCACGACGGCATCATCCACTACACCGTCGGCCAGCGCCGCGGCCTCGGCATTTCCGCCGGCGAGCCGCTGTTCGTGATCCGGCTCGACGCCGCCGGCGCGCGCGTCGTCGTCGGCCCGCGCGAGGCGCTGATGACGCGCCGGCTGGCGCTGCGCGAGGTCAACTGGATCGGCCCGGGCGCGCTCGCCGACCTGCCGGCCGACGGCCTCGAGGTCCACGCCAAGGTGCGGTCCTCGCGCCCGCCGCAGCCGGCCGTGCTGCACGCCGCCGGCGGCGTCGTCGCCGTCGACCTGCTGTCCGGCGAACACGGCGTCGCGCCCGGTCAGGCCTGCGTGCTCTACGACGGCGCCGGCGAGGACGCCCGCGTGCTCGGCGGCGGCTTCATCGAGGCGACCGAATCGGTGTTCGCCCGCGAGCGCGCCGGCGCTCCGGTGCGGGACCTGGAACAACGCACCGTCGCCGCCGGTTGA